A genome region from Clostridium sp. JN-9 includes the following:
- the cooS gene encoding anaerobic carbon-monoxide dehydrogenase catalytic subunit, which produces MSETILEKTEGRVSYHDSVEEMLKRIRQDGMSNVFDRYASQEKIRCKFCLEGLSCQLCSQGPCRINLKGEQQKGVCGIGPDGMAMRNMLLRNIMGAGTYSHHAYEAFRTLRSTGQGKSPFKIKDTEKLKWMCGKVGINTNQEINKMAVELADFLEAEMGKDVDEPSVMVDVFAPRKRKQVWKDIGIYPSGVVHEEQNAVSSCLTNVDGDYVSLAKKALSLGLATIYTAQIGLEMTQDILFGTPAPHEVNVDLGIMDPDYINIVFNGHQPWPGVATLQKAKAPEVQERAKAAGAKGLRIVGSIETGQELLQRFPIDNVFVGLMGNWLTIEPLLATGTVDVMAMEENCSPPDIDQYAEKYQATLVGVSTIIGLPGLSHMFPYDPAKVNETADKLIDLAIENFKKRKDKIVPKVPKITQKAIAGFSTEAVLGALGNKLDPLVDVMAAGKIKGIVALANCSTLRNGPQDWNTVNLVKQLIKKDILVVAGGCGNHALEVAGLCNLDAVNIAGAGLKQVCNMLKIPPVLSFGTCTDTGRISMLVTELANHLDVDIPDLPIAVTAPEWMEQKATIDGMFAVAYGAYTHLSPTPFITGASKLVKLLTEDVEKLTGGKVALGDNPIEVANNIESHILIKRKAMGLS; this is translated from the coding sequence ATGAGTGAAACTATATTAGAAAAAACAGAAGGCCGTGTAAGTTATCATGACTCTGTTGAAGAAATGCTTAAAAGAATAAGACAGGATGGAATGTCCAATGTTTTTGACAGATATGCATCTCAGGAAAAAATAAGATGTAAATTTTGTCTGGAGGGATTAAGCTGCCAGCTGTGTTCTCAGGGTCCCTGCAGAATTAATCTAAAGGGAGAGCAGCAAAAGGGAGTATGCGGTATAGGCCCAGATGGTATGGCAATGAGAAATATGCTGCTTAGAAATATTATGGGAGCAGGTACATACAGCCACCATGCCTATGAGGCTTTCAGAACATTAAGGTCAACAGGGCAGGGAAAAAGTCCTTTTAAAATAAAGGATACTGAAAAACTAAAATGGATGTGCGGCAAAGTTGGTATTAACACAAATCAGGAAATAAATAAAATGGCTGTGGAGTTAGCTGATTTCTTAGAGGCAGAAATGGGAAAAGACGTGGATGAACCAAGTGTAATGGTAGATGTATTTGCTCCAAGAAAAAGAAAACAGGTGTGGAAGGACATTGGAATTTATCCCTCAGGAGTAGTTCATGAGGAGCAAAATGCAGTATCAAGCTGCTTAACCAATGTGGATGGAGATTATGTATCTCTTGCAAAGAAAGCCTTATCATTAGGATTAGCTACAATTTATACAGCTCAGATAGGACTGGAGATGACACAGGATATACTATTTGGAACTCCAGCTCCACATGAGGTAAATGTGGATTTGGGAATAATGGACCCTGATTATATAAACATTGTATTTAACGGACATCAGCCATGGCCTGGAGTTGCTACTCTGCAAAAGGCAAAGGCACCTGAGGTACAGGAAAGAGCAAAGGCAGCAGGCGCAAAAGGACTCAGAATAGTTGGTTCCATTGAAACAGGTCAGGAGCTTCTGCAAAGATTTCCAATAGATAATGTATTTGTTGGACTTATGGGTAACTGGCTCACCATAGAACCTCTTTTAGCCACAGGAACAGTGGATGTTATGGCAATGGAAGAAAACTGTTCACCTCCTGATATAGATCAGTATGCTGAAAAGTATCAGGCAACACTAGTTGGAGTAAGCACAATAATAGGATTGCCGGGACTTAGTCATATGTTTCCCTATGATCCTGCAAAGGTGAATGAAACTGCTGATAAGCTAATAGATTTAGCCATAGAAAATTTTAAAAAGAGAAAGGATAAGATTGTACCAAAGGTTCCAAAGATAACACAAAAGGCTATAGCTGGATTTTCTACGGAAGCTGTTTTAGGTGCCCTGGGTAATAAATTAGATCCATTAGTAGATGTAATGGCAGCAGGAAAAATTAAAGGAATAGTGGCTCTTGCAAACTGTTCTACACTACGAAACGGGCCTCAGGACTGGAATACAGTAAACCTTGTAAAGCAATTAATTAAAAAGGATATTTTAGTTGTGGCTGGAGGCTGCGGCAACCATGCACTGGAGGTTGCAGGGCTATGTAATTTAGATGCAGTAAATATAGCAGGTGCAGGGCTTAAACAGGTATGTAATATGTTGAAAATTCCTCCTGTTTTAAGCTTTGGAACATGTACTGATACAGGAAGAATATCCATGCTTGTTACTGAACTTGCTAATCATCTTGATGTGGATATTCCTGACCTTCCTATTGCAGTAACTGCACCTGAATGGATGGAGCAGAAAGCAACAATAGATGGCATGTTTGCTGTTGCTTATGGAGCTTATACACATTTATCTCCAACTCCATTTATAACAGGTGCCAGCAAGCTTGTAAAACTCCTTACAGAGGATGTGGAAAAACTCACAGGCGGCAAGGTTGCCTTAGGAGATAACCCTATAGAAGTAGCCAACAACATTGAATCACATATATTGATTAAAAGAAAAGCAATGGGACTAAGCTAA
- a CDS encoding nitroreductase family protein, with protein MNSIFNRRSIRKYKGKPIEKEKIEKLLRAAMQAPSAGNQQPWEFIVIQQKDNLKKLSKMSPYAKPIEGAAAVFVLMADEKKMKFPGIWQQDMAAAAENILLEAVELDLGAVWLGVASIKEREDYIKEMFNLNENLKPFCVIALGYPDGQENKFIDRFDEKRIHWDKTTVK; from the coding sequence ATGAATTCTATATTTAACAGAAGAAGTATAAGAAAATATAAAGGAAAGCCAATAGAGAAGGAAAAAATAGAAAAGCTGCTTAGAGCTGCTATGCAGGCCCCATCTGCTGGGAATCAGCAGCCATGGGAGTTTATAGTTATTCAGCAAAAGGATAATTTAAAGAAGCTTTCAAAAATGAGCCCATATGCAAAGCCTATAGAGGGTGCTGCTGCTGTATTTGTGCTGATGGCTGATGAGAAAAAAATGAAATTTCCTGGTATTTGGCAGCAGGATATGGCAGCGGCAGCAGAAAATATTTTACTTGAGGCTGTTGAATTAGATCTTGGTGCAGTATGGCTTGGAGTGGCATCAATTAAAGAAAGAGAAGATTATATAAAGGAAATGTTTAATTTAAATGAAAACTTAAAACCATTCTGCGTAATCGCACTTGGATATCCAGATGGGCAGGAAAATAAATTTATAGATAGATTTGATGAAAAAAGAATACACTGGGACAAAACAACAGTTAAGTAA
- a CDS encoding VanW family protein: protein MLYMDKKQINRSKIRMLLGKTYYSIKRHRQWYLSGKVYAKHIVKEKYPYSIFKHSTPLIRKLKDVDIRLQYNKVTNLKIAIEKINGIVIRPGETFSYWKLIGRTSYKKGYLDGLTLCPDGTFKSSVGGGLCQLSNMIYWITLHSPLTVTERHRHSHDIFPDVNRTQPFGTGATCSYNSLDLQIYNNTGNDYQLIVFLTDENLIGEWRSSEPSIYIYEVYEK from the coding sequence ATGTTATATATGGACAAGAAGCAGATAAACAGGTCTAAAATCAGAATGCTCCTTGGGAAAACATATTATTCGATAAAAAGGCACAGACAATGGTATTTAAGCGGGAAAGTTTATGCAAAACATATAGTTAAAGAAAAATATCCTTACAGTATTTTTAAACACAGTACTCCTCTCATTAGAAAACTCAAGGATGTGGATATACGTCTTCAATATAATAAAGTAACAAATCTTAAAATTGCTATAGAAAAAATTAATGGAATAGTAATCAGACCTGGAGAAACTTTTTCTTACTGGAAGCTTATAGGCAGAACTTCATATAAAAAGGGTTACTTGGATGGACTTACATTATGCCCTGATGGAACTTTCAAGTCATCGGTTGGAGGAGGCCTTTGCCAGCTGTCAAATATGATTTACTGGATAACTTTACATTCACCATTGACTGTAACTGAAAGACACAGGCACAGCCATGATATATTTCCTGATGTTAACAGAACTCAGCCATTTGGAACTGGGGCTACCTGTTCATATAATTCTTTGGATTTGCAGATATATAATAATACGGGAAATGATTATCAGCTTATAGTTTTTTTAACAGATGAAAACCTTATTGGAGAGTGGAGAAGTTCAGAACCTTCTATATATATATATGAAGTTTATGAAAAGTAA
- a CDS encoding GNAT family N-acetyltransferase, with the protein MEITFRRASGNDIDKIFNLNKNLIKKYETNKNLNFPKIFAWVREKIEKNIESYNCIYLGEIKTGYYYLHDQDEKLELDDFFVFNEFRGTGIGTKVLNYIYATAKERNKDVFLYVFAKNQGAINLYLRNGYKITKNIGNSRYIMTLPVKPRVD; encoded by the coding sequence ATGGAAATTACATTTAGAAGAGCCTCAGGTAATGATATAGATAAAATATTTAATTTAAATAAAAATCTCATAAAGAAATATGAAACTAACAAAAATCTTAATTTCCCTAAGATTTTTGCCTGGGTTAGAGAAAAAATAGAAAAAAATATAGAAAGCTATAATTGTATATATCTTGGTGAGATTAAAACAGGTTATTACTATCTGCATGATCAGGATGAAAAACTGGAGCTTGATGATTTTTTTGTTTTTAACGAATTTCGGGGAACAGGTATCGGAACAAAAGTCTTAAATTATATTTATGCAACTGCAAAAGAAAGGAATAAAGATGTGTTCCTATATGTATTTGCAAAGAATCAAGGAGCTATTAATTTATATTTGAGAAATGGATATAAAATCACAAAAAATATTGGTAACAGCAGGTATATAATGACTTTGCCTGTAAAACCACGAGTTGACTAA
- a CDS encoding HD domain-containing protein encodes MEETILKEGRNFLVSYLKNKNIDYETIHPWRNNWEFIILHSFRVEGYVKKILDGEMQSLSSEEILTLRLAALLHDIGKVDNKEDHAVTGRNIINNWLNNNQEILHGIKEPNRLLYLIENHSNKEDDESDYCLQVLKDADILDEIGIMSVFMASSWIDRSNPYFFNLLSDRINNFEISFCDKKIKLLKTETAKSILKAKKNFIVSLDKQLKDELYGTEMFGEASIEDYFKNAEQ; translated from the coding sequence ATGGAGGAAACCATATTGAAAGAGGGCAGGAATTTCTTGGTTTCATATTTAAAGAATAAAAATATTGACTATGAAACCATACATCCCTGGCGCAATAATTGGGAGTTTATAATATTGCATTCCTTTAGAGTTGAGGGCTATGTTAAAAAGATATTGGACGGTGAAATGCAATCCTTATCATCCGAGGAAATTTTAACTTTGCGTTTAGCTGCCTTACTTCATGATATAGGGAAAGTTGATAATAAAGAAGACCATGCAGTAACTGGAAGAAATATTATTAATAATTGGCTTAATAATAATCAGGAAATATTACATGGCATTAAAGAACCGAATAGATTATTATATCTAATTGAAAACCATTCAAATAAGGAAGATGATGAATCGGATTATTGTTTGCAGGTATTGAAAGATGCCGACATTTTAGATGAAATAGGAATTATGTCAGTATTTATGGCATCAAGCTGGATAGACAGAAGTAATCCATATTTTTTTAATTTGCTTTCTGATAGAATCAATAATTTTGAAATTAGCTTTTGTGACAAAAAGATTAAGCTGTTAAAAACTGAAACAGCAAAATCAATTTTAAAAGCAAAAAAAAATTTTATAGTATCTTTGGACAAGCAGCTTAAAGATGAATTATATGGTACTGAAATGTTTGGTGAAGCTAGTATTGAAGATTATTTTAAAAATGCGGAACAATAA